The proteins below come from a single Pseudarthrobacter sp. SSS035 genomic window:
- a CDS encoding phosphotransferase family protein: protein MKTANDGGVATRHESPTGLDLDRLVDWLARECPGLVSGELSASLIQGGKSNLTYELTDGVRQWIVRRPPLGTIMATAHDMRREYTMADALRNTNVPVARMFAYCGDKDVLGADFYIMERIEGVPYRYADEIKPLGEARTRAIGTELVRTLAKLHRVDPAEVGLHDFGRPEGFLGRQVKRWKQQLDASFTRELSGADKLYEMLVAAVPSESASGIVHGDFRLDNVLMGADDLPAAVIDWEMATLGDPLLDLALMLIYQRRARIVAARPSTDPATYDVTMAPGYPSEDEIMALYETESGRSLDGFGFYMGLACFKLAGISEGVRYRHINRQTVGEGFEDSGSTVPLLLGLGLESLKEYK from the coding sequence ATGAAGACAGCAAACGACGGCGGCGTGGCGACGCGCCACGAATCGCCCACCGGGCTCGACCTTGACCGTCTGGTGGATTGGTTGGCCCGGGAGTGCCCCGGACTCGTTTCGGGGGAGCTTTCGGCCAGCCTGATCCAGGGCGGAAAATCGAACCTGACCTATGAGCTCACTGACGGCGTCCGCCAATGGATTGTGCGCCGCCCACCGCTGGGCACAATCATGGCCACCGCCCACGACATGCGCCGCGAGTACACCATGGCCGATGCGCTTCGAAACACGAATGTCCCGGTGGCGAGGATGTTTGCCTATTGCGGCGACAAGGACGTCCTGGGTGCCGACTTCTACATTATGGAGCGGATTGAAGGTGTGCCGTACCGGTATGCCGACGAGATCAAACCGCTCGGCGAGGCACGCACCCGGGCAATCGGGACCGAGCTGGTGCGTACCTTGGCGAAGCTGCACCGCGTGGATCCCGCCGAAGTTGGCCTGCATGACTTCGGCAGGCCCGAGGGCTTCCTCGGTCGCCAGGTGAAGCGCTGGAAGCAGCAGCTCGATGCATCCTTCACCCGCGAACTTTCCGGCGCGGACAAGCTTTACGAAATGCTCGTTGCCGCAGTGCCGTCCGAGTCTGCCTCGGGCATCGTCCATGGCGATTTTCGCCTGGACAACGTGTTGATGGGGGCCGACGACCTGCCGGCCGCAGTCATCGACTGGGAGATGGCCACGCTGGGGGACCCGCTGCTGGACTTGGCGCTGATGCTGATCTACCAGCGGCGCGCACGGATCGTGGCAGCTCGGCCGTCGACGGACCCAGCCACATACGACGTGACCATGGCGCCGGGCTACCCCTCTGAGGACGAGATCATGGCGCTGTATGAGACAGAGAGCGGCCGCTCTCTTGACGGATTCGGCTTCTACATGGGATTGGCTTGCTTCAAGCTGGCTGGCATTTCCGAAGGCGTCCGCTACAGACACATCAACCGCCAAACTGTTGGCGAGGGCTTCGAAGACAGCGGCAGCACTGTGCCTTTGCTGCTGGGACTCGGGCTCGAATCACTGAAGGAGTATAAGTAG
- a CDS encoding acetyl/propionyl/methylcrotonyl-CoA carboxylase subunit alpha: protein MNSFPESLLIANRGEIARRIIKTANRLGVRTVAVYHKVDACLPYVSEASVAIELKGDVPVQSYLDRGQIIAIAKEAGATAIHPGYGFLAENAGFAREVADAGLTWVGPSADVIDVMGDKVESRRAVAAAGVPISGDAGAALKTGDEAVEEAERVGYPVMVKASAGGGGIGMAVAHDADELRKAFENTKSMSERSFGSDRVFVERFVESARHVEIQVLGLNDGTIVALGERDCSTQRRHQKLIEESPAPHLAPETRARLIESAIAAAGSVGYRNAGTVEFLLDTRTGDFVFLEVNTRIQVEHPITELTHGVDLIEQQLSIAATGATTADFNPVFRGHAIELRICAEDPKKFFPRPGPIDGWIEPSGEGIRVDSGYAAGTEVTPHFDSLIAKVCAYGETREEALARAFKACEDFEIEGLVTNQPFLEEILSDEEFTDGRYDTGLVERIQQRLKEQAKLAKRSA, encoded by the coding sequence ATGAATTCATTTCCGGAAAGCCTGCTGATCGCCAACCGCGGCGAAATCGCACGACGTATCATCAAGACGGCAAACCGCCTCGGTGTCCGCACCGTCGCCGTCTACCACAAGGTCGATGCCTGCCTGCCGTACGTTTCCGAGGCCTCCGTGGCCATCGAGCTCAAGGGCGACGTGCCCGTGCAGTCCTACCTTGACCGGGGGCAGATCATCGCGATCGCCAAGGAAGCGGGCGCCACCGCCATCCACCCCGGCTACGGGTTCCTGGCCGAAAACGCAGGGTTCGCCCGCGAGGTCGCCGACGCCGGACTGACCTGGGTCGGCCCCTCGGCCGACGTCATTGACGTCATGGGCGACAAGGTCGAGTCCCGGCGCGCAGTCGCGGCTGCAGGCGTCCCGATCAGCGGCGACGCGGGTGCGGCCCTGAAGACCGGCGATGAGGCCGTCGAGGAAGCAGAACGCGTCGGCTACCCGGTCATGGTCAAGGCATCCGCCGGCGGCGGCGGCATCGGCATGGCCGTGGCCCACGACGCCGACGAGCTGCGCAAGGCCTTCGAGAACACCAAGTCGATGTCCGAGCGCAGCTTCGGCTCCGACCGCGTCTTCGTCGAGCGCTTCGTCGAGTCCGCACGCCACGTCGAGATCCAGGTCCTGGGCCTGAACGACGGCACCATCGTTGCACTGGGGGAGCGCGACTGCTCTACGCAGCGCCGCCACCAGAAGCTGATCGAGGAATCCCCGGCGCCGCACCTGGCCCCGGAAACCCGCGCACGGCTCATCGAATCGGCCATCGCGGCCGCAGGCTCGGTCGGCTACCGCAACGCGGGCACCGTCGAGTTCCTGCTCGACACCCGCACCGGCGACTTCGTCTTTCTCGAGGTGAACACCCGCATCCAGGTGGAGCACCCGATCACCGAGCTCACGCACGGCGTCGACTTGATCGAGCAGCAGCTGAGCATCGCGGCTACGGGCGCAACCACCGCCGACTTCAACCCGGTGTTCCGCGGACACGCGATCGAGCTGCGCATCTGCGCCGAGGACCCGAAGAAGTTCTTCCCGCGCCCCGGCCCGATCGACGGCTGGATCGAACCAAGCGGCGAAGGAATCCGCGTGGATTCCGGCTACGCGGCCGGCACCGAGGTCACCCCGCACTTCGACTCGCTGATCGCCAAGGTCTGCGCGTACGGGGAAACCCGGGAAGAGGCACTGGCGCGGGCCTTCAAGGCCTGCGAGGACTTCGAGATCGAAGGACTGGTCACCAACCAGCCCTTCCTCGAGGAGATCCTCTCCGATGAAGAATTCACTGATGGACGCTACGACACCGGACTGGTGGAGCGCATCCAGCAACGACTCAAAGAACAGGCCAAGCTGGCCAAAAGGAGCGCATGA
- a CDS encoding acyl-CoA dehydrogenase family protein encodes MDFSTDERTELLKKELVDFMYGYVYPNEAAYQEELDNLENQYAFSESPILQKLRAEARRRGLWNLFLPGEEGAGLTNVQYAPLAEITGRSRTLAPAALNCAAPDTGNMELLAEFGTEEQKEKWLKPLLNGEIRSAFAMTEPAVASSDATNIETSIVRDGDEYVINGRKWFITGAMNPNAKILIVMGKTDPTADRHRQQSQILVPRDTPGVNIKRGMKILGFEDTYNGGHAEIVFENVRVPVTNLIGGEGDGFAIAQARLGPGRIHHCMRAIGMAERAISMMCERADSRVAFGKPLSDQGVIRDWIAESRVRVEQLRLMVLKTAWLMDTVGNKGAHTEIQAIKIATPSTVEWILDKAIQVHGAGGLSQDFFLSSAFAYARTLRFADGPDEVHKNSLARNELKRQRARREARANA; translated from the coding sequence ATGGATTTCTCAACGGACGAGCGGACCGAACTCCTGAAGAAGGAGCTTGTCGACTTCATGTATGGGTATGTGTACCCGAACGAAGCCGCATACCAGGAGGAACTGGACAACCTTGAGAACCAGTACGCGTTCTCGGAATCCCCGATCCTGCAGAAATTGCGTGCCGAAGCGCGCCGCCGTGGCCTGTGGAACCTGTTCCTGCCCGGCGAAGAGGGGGCCGGGCTGACCAACGTGCAGTACGCCCCGCTTGCCGAAATCACCGGACGCAGCCGCACCCTTGCCCCGGCGGCACTGAACTGCGCAGCCCCGGACACCGGCAACATGGAGTTGCTTGCCGAGTTCGGTACCGAAGAGCAGAAGGAAAAGTGGCTCAAGCCGCTGCTCAACGGCGAAATCCGTTCCGCCTTTGCCATGACGGAACCCGCCGTCGCCTCCTCGGATGCGACAAACATTGAGACCTCCATCGTGCGTGACGGCGATGAGTACGTGATCAACGGCCGCAAATGGTTCATCACCGGTGCGATGAACCCGAACGCCAAGATCCTGATCGTCATGGGCAAGACCGACCCGACGGCCGATCGCCATCGTCAGCAGAGCCAGATCCTGGTTCCGCGCGACACCCCGGGCGTGAACATCAAGCGCGGCATGAAGATCCTCGGCTTCGAGGACACCTACAACGGCGGCCACGCCGAGATCGTGTTCGAGAACGTGCGGGTCCCAGTGACAAACCTGATCGGCGGGGAAGGCGACGGATTCGCCATCGCCCAGGCCCGTCTGGGCCCCGGCCGCATCCACCACTGCATGCGTGCCATCGGCATGGCCGAGCGTGCCATCTCCATGATGTGCGAGCGTGCCGACAGCCGTGTTGCCTTTGGCAAGCCGCTGAGCGACCAGGGAGTGATCCGTGACTGGATCGCCGAGTCCCGCGTCCGTGTCGAGCAGCTGCGCCTGATGGTCCTCAAGACCGCCTGGCTCATGGACACCGTTGGCAACAAGGGAGCCCACACCGAGATCCAGGCCATCAAGATCGCCACCCCGTCCACCGTTGAATGGATCCTCGACAAGGCGATCCAGGTCCACGGTGCCGGTGGCCTGTCGCAGGACTTCTTCCTGTCCTCCGCGTTCGCCTATGCGCGCACGCTCCGCTTCGCCGACGGCCCCGACGAGGTGCACAAGAACTCGCTGGCCCGCAACGAACTCAAGCGCCAGCGCGCCCGCCGTGAGGCCCGCGCCAACGCCTAA
- a CDS encoding NADPH:quinone oxidoreductase family protein codes for MSIPSTLKAWSVTDLGEPVDALQLVERAVPEPGEGQVVVRVLASAANFPDVLMCRGVYQVKPELPFTPGREVCAEVVATGPGVTRAALGDRVLGLTTLPHGGFAEYALMDQDKVHQAPASLDDAQASCLFIGYQTGWFGLHRLARIQPGETLLVHAAAGGVGSAAIQLGKAAGAQVIGVVGGEAKAEYARKLGADLVIDRRTQDFVEQVKVFTGGKGADVIYDPVGGETYQRSTKCIAFEGRIIVVGFAGGEIQSAALNHALVKNYSIIGIHWGLYNTKNPAAVDECHRQLTKLADAGAIDPFVSERFTLDGVPVALQRLADGKTVGRVVMEHAASNR; via the coding sequence ATGTCGATCCCCAGCACGTTGAAAGCGTGGTCGGTCACGGACCTCGGTGAACCGGTCGATGCCCTCCAACTCGTTGAACGCGCAGTGCCCGAACCGGGCGAAGGCCAGGTGGTGGTGCGCGTCCTGGCCTCCGCGGCGAACTTCCCGGATGTGCTGATGTGCCGCGGCGTCTACCAGGTCAAGCCGGAACTGCCCTTCACGCCCGGACGCGAGGTCTGCGCCGAGGTCGTCGCCACCGGTCCGGGCGTCACCCGCGCCGCCCTTGGCGACCGGGTGCTGGGCCTGACCACACTTCCGCACGGCGGATTCGCCGAGTACGCGTTGATGGACCAGGACAAGGTGCACCAGGCCCCGGCGTCGCTCGATGATGCGCAGGCTTCCTGCCTGTTCATCGGCTACCAGACCGGCTGGTTCGGGCTGCACCGGCTGGCCCGGATCCAGCCCGGCGAGACGCTGCTGGTCCATGCCGCCGCAGGCGGGGTGGGCAGTGCGGCCATCCAGCTCGGCAAGGCCGCCGGCGCCCAGGTGATCGGCGTCGTCGGCGGCGAGGCCAAGGCTGAATACGCCAGGAAGCTCGGCGCCGACCTGGTCATCGACCGCCGCACCCAGGACTTCGTCGAGCAGGTCAAGGTGTTCACCGGCGGCAAGGGCGCGGATGTCATCTACGATCCCGTCGGCGGCGAGACCTACCAGCGCTCAACCAAGTGCATCGCGTTCGAAGGCCGGATCATCGTCGTCGGATTTGCCGGCGGGGAGATTCAGTCCGCCGCGCTGAACCACGCACTTGTGAAGAACTACTCGATCATCGGCATCCACTGGGGCCTTTACAACACCAAGAACCCGGCGGCAGTCGATGAATGCCACCGGCAGCTGACCAAACTGGCGGACGCGGGCGCCATAGACCCTTTCGTCAGCGAAAGGTTCACGTTGGACGGCGTACCCGTCGCACTTCAGCGGCTCGCCGACGGAAAAACCGTTGGCAGGGTCGTTATGGAACACGCCGCGAGCAACCGGTAG
- a CDS encoding ABC transporter substrate-binding protein, with protein sequence MFESQNGGLPLGGLRALNNGVSRRSLLRYAGLGAAAFGSASLLAACGGKDAPAALGATHKFAVAAFPGDAYFLDTINLENKIYAQHQLEVPKHITPQSGVQAFQLLVAGAVDGYAADTGLLMATHANSSKGKRPVLVGFRNLETTYGIVGGPDSQWPAADASFEEKMHSLKGKMIGVTAVGAGGDLQLRLALELAGMKAGDVTVLAVGPTAQAIPNIKAKRIDAYVGVQWTATRFIAKETAGTILLDFAEASAPELLRNQAVVAIAVREETAQQQPEVVQSWLAAQEAASKWVGENTEAAAKLLNDNGLGGNAPEIATEYVKHYGADVQPKLSPLFKATKETVENMAELALRFGSVKKGNITYEQLVPEFARA encoded by the coding sequence ATGTTTGAGTCACAGAATGGCGGATTGCCTCTTGGGGGTCTGCGGGCATTGAACAACGGAGTCTCGCGCCGATCGCTGTTGAGGTATGCGGGACTTGGTGCGGCTGCATTTGGTTCTGCCTCGTTGCTGGCGGCCTGCGGGGGCAAGGATGCACCCGCGGCGTTGGGTGCTACGCACAAGTTCGCCGTTGCGGCGTTCCCCGGCGATGCGTACTTCCTTGACACCATCAACCTGGAAAACAAGATCTACGCGCAGCACCAACTCGAGGTTCCCAAGCACATCACCCCGCAAAGCGGTGTCCAGGCATTCCAGCTGCTGGTTGCAGGTGCCGTCGACGGGTACGCCGCCGACACGGGGCTGTTGATGGCAACCCACGCGAACAGCTCCAAGGGCAAGCGCCCGGTGCTGGTTGGTTTCCGCAACCTGGAAACCACCTACGGGATCGTTGGCGGTCCGGATAGCCAGTGGCCGGCGGCCGATGCAAGCTTCGAGGAGAAGATGCACTCCCTGAAGGGCAAGATGATCGGTGTCACGGCAGTTGGCGCCGGTGGTGACCTGCAGCTGCGGTTGGCCCTTGAATTGGCGGGCATGAAGGCTGGCGACGTCACGGTGCTGGCCGTCGGCCCCACTGCCCAGGCGATCCCGAACATCAAGGCCAAGCGCATTGATGCCTACGTTGGGGTCCAGTGGACGGCGACGCGGTTCATTGCCAAGGAAACGGCGGGGACGATCTTGCTGGACTTCGCCGAAGCCAGTGCGCCGGAGTTGCTTCGCAACCAGGCAGTTGTCGCTATCGCCGTCCGCGAAGAGACGGCGCAGCAGCAGCCGGAAGTTGTGCAGAGCTGGCTGGCGGCGCAGGAAGCGGCCAGCAAATGGGTCGGCGAGAACACGGAAGCGGCAGCCAAGCTGCTTAACGACAACGGGCTTGGCGGCAACGCACCCGAAATCGCCACGGAGTACGTCAAGCACTATGGTGCCGATGTGCAACCCAAGCTGAGCCCGCTGTTCAAGGCAACGAAAGAAACTGTTGAAAACATGGCCGAACTCGCGCTGCGTTTTGGCAGCGTCAAGAAGGGCAATATCACTTATGAGCAGCTCGTCCCGGAATTTGCACGCGCGTAA
- a CDS encoding biotin/lipoyl-binding carrier protein, translating to MAETIQADMGASVWKILVAPGDRVEEDDVFMILEAMKMEIPVTAEDSGTVLAVHVSVGDVVAPGQPLINFEAE from the coding sequence ATGGCAGAGACAATTCAGGCAGACATGGGTGCAAGCGTATGGAAGATCCTCGTGGCGCCGGGGGACCGCGTGGAGGAGGATGACGTCTTCATGATTCTCGAAGCCATGAAGATGGAAATCCCGGTCACGGCGGAGGACTCGGGCACTGTCCTGGCCGTCCACGTGTCCGTGGGCGACGTGGTCGCTCCCGGGCAGCCGCTGATCAATTTCGAGGCGGAATAA
- a CDS encoding ABC transporter substrate-binding protein gives MQYFGLGAAAIGSASLLTACGGGGSPASAGEAQKFAVAAFPGDAYFLDAINLENNDYAKHRLEVPKHLSPQSGVQAYQLLVAGAVDAYASDTLLLMATHANSSKGKRPLLVGFRTVETTYGIVGSKNFSWPGPEASFEEKIASLKGKKVGVSSVGAGADLQLKLALELAGMNYSDVTALAVGPTAQAIPNLNAGRIDAYVTVQWTATRFVAQETGGKILIDFAEANVPELMRNQAVVAMGVREEMVLQHPEVVQNWLAAQDDASKWIMGNRAAAADLLNTSGLGGKAPDIAAAYVEHYASEVAPKLQPTFKATKETVDRMAELALRFGSVKEGDITYEALVPEFARA, from the coding sequence TTGCAGTATTTCGGCCTCGGCGCGGCGGCGATTGGCTCGGCCTCATTGCTGACGGCCTGTGGCGGCGGCGGCAGTCCGGCTTCTGCTGGCGAGGCGCAGAAATTCGCCGTTGCCGCCTTCCCTGGCGACGCGTATTTCCTTGATGCGATTAATCTCGAGAACAACGATTACGCCAAGCACCGGCTCGAGGTCCCGAAACACCTCAGCCCACAAAGCGGCGTCCAGGCATACCAGTTGCTTGTCGCGGGCGCCGTCGATGCATACGCATCGGACACGCTGCTGCTGATGGCAACCCACGCGAACAGCTCGAAGGGCAAGCGCCCGCTGCTCGTCGGGTTCCGGACGGTCGAAACAACTTACGGGATCGTCGGCAGCAAGAACTTCAGCTGGCCCGGGCCCGAGGCGAGTTTCGAAGAGAAGATCGCATCACTGAAGGGCAAGAAAGTTGGTGTCTCGTCCGTTGGCGCGGGTGCCGACCTGCAGTTGAAGCTTGCCCTTGAGCTGGCAGGCATGAACTACAGCGACGTCACGGCCCTCGCCGTGGGCCCCACCGCGCAGGCGATTCCTAACCTGAATGCCGGGCGCATCGATGCCTACGTCACCGTCCAGTGGACTGCCACGCGCTTCGTCGCCCAAGAGACCGGCGGGAAGATCCTCATTGACTTCGCCGAAGCGAATGTGCCCGAGCTGATGCGCAACCAGGCCGTGGTCGCGATGGGCGTCCGCGAGGAAATGGTGCTGCAGCATCCGGAAGTCGTCCAGAACTGGTTGGCTGCCCAGGACGATGCCAGCAAGTGGATCATGGGGAACCGGGCGGCCGCGGCCGATCTGCTCAACACCTCCGGGCTCGGCGGAAAGGCGCCCGACATCGCTGCGGCCTACGTCGAGCACTATGCGAGCGAGGTGGCGCCCAAGCTCCAGCCGACGTTCAAGGCAACGAAGGAGACCGTGGACCGCATGGCCGAACTTGCCCTGCGCTTTGGCAGCGTCAAGGAGGGCGACATCACCTATGAGGCGCTCGTCCCGGAGTTCGCCCGGGCATGA
- a CDS encoding acyl-CoA carboxylase subunit beta produces MTTEAVKTDVVDIEEAKLTREQEHEKKRAAALAMGGTRKLEVRAAKGELNARERIGLLLDPGTFRESGLFVTSAVPADRDKTPADGKITGTGEVDGRRASVVAYDFTVKGSSSSPISNKKMAHFKELVVKTGQPLVYLSESTGVRMPDAMGGTGMGSASGKTRFLRQRESPWASAAFGYCFGSAAWHTMASDFAVFRKGAVLAVSSPNLVARATGQQVDAQELGGWKMHAEVTGFADAVADTDEEAIELVRRFLSYLPSHNGETPPLAPIPHGSGERAEEIKSIVPESRTQTYDVRKVIDIIADTGSVFPIKARYGKSLVTSLARIGGQSVGIIANNSMFKGGALDGAACDKATSFLVLCDSYNIPVVMLVDQPGFLIGLEAERSKVAGKIINWMNALSLVTVPKIAVTMRKNYGQALINMGGGGTADATAGWWSSEVSFMDPTSAVSVVYGIDKETDPEMYELRLAEMNKGTTAYDVAQVFGFEQVIDPSETREFILGALKDHYRARSNGVGEHLLRTWPTSF; encoded by the coding sequence ATGACAACCGAAGCAGTCAAGACCGACGTGGTCGACATCGAGGAAGCCAAGCTCACCCGCGAGCAGGAGCACGAGAAGAAGCGTGCCGCGGCGTTGGCCATGGGCGGCACCAGGAAGCTTGAGGTCCGCGCCGCCAAGGGCGAACTGAACGCCCGCGAGCGCATCGGTCTGCTGCTGGACCCGGGAACCTTCCGCGAGAGCGGGTTGTTCGTGACCTCGGCCGTTCCGGCGGACCGCGACAAGACCCCTGCCGACGGCAAGATCACCGGTACCGGCGAGGTTGACGGCCGACGCGCGAGCGTTGTCGCCTACGACTTCACCGTCAAGGGATCATCCTCTTCCCCGATCAGCAACAAGAAGATGGCCCACTTCAAGGAACTGGTCGTCAAGACCGGCCAGCCGCTGGTCTACCTCTCCGAATCCACGGGCGTTCGAATGCCCGACGCCATGGGCGGCACCGGCATGGGCAGTGCCAGCGGCAAGACCCGCTTCCTGCGCCAGCGCGAAAGCCCGTGGGCCTCCGCGGCCTTCGGCTACTGCTTCGGTTCGGCTGCCTGGCACACCATGGCCTCCGACTTCGCGGTCTTCCGCAAGGGGGCCGTGCTCGCTGTGTCCAGCCCCAACCTGGTCGCCCGCGCCACCGGCCAGCAGGTCGACGCCCAGGAACTCGGCGGCTGGAAGATGCACGCCGAGGTCACCGGCTTCGCCGATGCCGTTGCCGACACCGACGAGGAAGCGATCGAACTGGTCCGCCGCTTCCTCTCCTACCTGCCCTCACACAACGGCGAGACTCCGCCGCTCGCGCCGATCCCCCACGGATCCGGCGAGCGTGCGGAGGAGATCAAGTCGATCGTCCCCGAGTCCCGCACCCAGACCTACGATGTGCGCAAGGTCATCGACATCATCGCCGACACCGGCTCGGTGTTCCCGATCAAGGCCCGCTACGGCAAGTCACTGGTAACCTCGCTGGCCCGCATCGGCGGCCAGTCCGTCGGCATTATCGCAAACAACTCGATGTTCAAGGGCGGCGCGCTGGACGGGGCCGCCTGCGACAAGGCGACCAGTTTCCTGGTCCTCTGCGACTCCTACAACATCCCTGTGGTCATGCTCGTCGACCAGCCGGGCTTCCTGATCGGCCTCGAGGCCGAGCGGAGCAAGGTTGCCGGCAAGATCATCAACTGGATGAACGCTCTCTCGCTGGTCACCGTGCCGAAGATTGCGGTCACCATGCGCAAGAACTACGGCCAGGCCCTGATCAACATGGGCGGCGGCGGCACCGCCGACGCCACCGCCGGCTGGTGGTCTTCCGAGGTTAGCTTCATGGATCCGACCTCCGCTGTCTCCGTGGTCTACGGCATCGACAAGGAAACCGATCCGGAGATGTACGAGTTGCGCCTCGCGGAGATGAACAAGGGCACCACCGCCTATGACGTGGCCCAGGTCTTCGGCTTCGAGCAGGTCATCGATCCGTCCGAAACGCGCGAGTTCATCCTCGGCGCCTTGAAGGACCACTACCGGGCGCGGAGCAACGGCGTGGGCGAACACCTGTTGCGCACCTGGCCGACGAGCTTCTAG